One Pan paniscus chromosome 16, NHGRI_mPanPan1-v2.0_pri, whole genome shotgun sequence DNA segment encodes these proteins:
- the LOC100975294 gene encoding golgin subfamily A member 6-like protein 25 isoform X3 yields the protein MLMWPHPHLPIHPHLPTHPHLPTHPHLPTHPMMSKETRQSKLAKAKEQLTDHHPQTNPSVGTAASDTKKKKINNGTNPETTTSGGCHSPEDEQKASHQHQEALRRELEAQVHTIRILTCQKTELQTALYYSQHAVKQLEGEARDLISRLHDSWKFAGELEQALSAVATQKKKADRYIEELTKERDALSLELYRNTITDEELKEKNAKLQEKLQLVESEKSEIQLNVKELKRKLERAKLLLPQQQLQAEADHLGKELQSVSAKLQAQVEENELWNRLNQQQEEKMWRQEEKIQEQEEKIREQEEKMRRQEEMMWEKEEKIRELEEKMHEQEKIREQEEKRQEEEKIREQEKRQEQEAKMWRQEEKIWEQEEKIREQEKKMWRQEEKIHEQEKIREEEKRQEQEEMWRQEEKIREQEEIWRQKEKMHEQEEKIRKQEEIWRQKEKMHEQEEKIRKQEEKVWRQEEKMHDQEEKIREQEEKVWRQEEKIREQEEKIREQEEMTQEQEEKMGGQEEKMCEQEEKMQEQEEKMRRQEEKIREQEEKIREQEEKIREQEEKIREQEEKIREQEEMMQEQEEKMGEQEEKMWEQEEKMQEQEEKMRRQEEKMREQEVRLWQQEEKMQEQEEHLEAAI from the exons ATGCTGATGTggccccatccccacctccctatccatccccacctccctacccatccccacctccctacccatccccacctccctacCCATCCTATGATGTCCAAAGAAACCCGACAGAGCAAATTGGCCAAGGCCAAGGAACAG TTGACAGACCATCATCCCCAGACCAACCCTAGTGTTGGTACAGCAGCAAGCGacaccaaaaagaagaaaataaataatggcaCTAACCCTGAGACAACCACTTCTGGTGGTTGCCACTCACCTGAGGAT GAACAGAAGGCAAGCCACCAACATCAGGAAGCCCTAAGGAGGGAGCTAGAG GCCCAGGTCCATACCATACGAATCCTTACATGTCAGAAAACTGAGCTTCAGACGGCACTCTATTACAGCCAGCATGCTGTCAAGCAGTTGGAAG GAGAGGCCAGGGATCTGATCAGCCGCCTGCATGATTCATGGAAGTTTGCAGGAGAGTTAGAGCAGGCTCTCTCTGCTGTCGCTACACAGAAGAAGAAGGCGGATAGG TACATTGAGGAGTTAACAAAGGAGAGGGACGCCCTGAGTCTGGAACTGTACAGGAACAC CATAACTGATGAGGAGCTGAAGGAGAAAAATGCCAAACTACAAGAAAAACTTCAacttgtagaatctgaaaagtcTGAGATCCAGCTCAACGTAAAGGAGCTAAAAAGGAAACTGGAGAGGGCCAAGCTCCTGCTGCCACAG cagcagctgcaggcGGAGGCGGACCACCTGGGTAAGGAGCTACAGAGTGTGTCAGCAAAGCTCCAAGCCCAGGTGGAAGAGAACGAGTTGTGGAACCGCCTGAACCAGCAACAGGAGGAGAAgatgtggaggcaggaggagaagatacaggagcaggaggagaagatacgggagcaggaggagaagatgcggaggcaggaggagatgatgtgggagaaggaggagaagatacGGGAGCTGGAAGAGAAGATGCACGAGCAGGAGAAGATACGGGAGCAGGAAgagaagaggcaggaggaggagaagatacGCGAGCAGGAGaagaggcaggagcaggaggcgaagatgtggaggcaggaggagaagatatgggagcaggaggagaagataCGGGAGCAGGAGAAAAAgatgtggaggcaggaggagaagattCACGAGCAGGAGAAGATacgggaggaggagaagaggcaggagcaggaggagatgtggaggcaggaggagaagataAGGGAGCAGGAGGAGATATGGAGGCAAAAGGAGAAGATGCACGAGCAGGAGGAGAAAATACGGAAGCAGGAGGAGATATGGAGGCAAAAGGAGAAGATGCACGAGCAGGAGGAGAAAATACGGAAGCAGGAGGAGAAGgtgtggaggcaggaggagaagatgcaCGACCAGGAGGAGAAGATACGGGAACAGGAGGAGAAGgtgtggaggcaggaggagaagatacgggagcaggaggagaagataCGAGAGCAGGAGGAGATGACGCAGGAACAGGAAGAGAAGATGggggggcaggaggagaagatgtgTGAGCAGGAAGAGAAGATGCAAGAACAGGAGGAGAAGAtgcggaggcaggaggagaagataaggga gcaggaggagaagataagggagcaggaggagaagatacgggagcaggaggagaagataCGAGAGCAGGAGGAGAAGATACGAGAGCAGGAGGAGATGATGCAGGAACAGGAAGAGAAGAtgggggagcaggaggagaagatgtgGGAGCAGGAAGAGAAGATGCAAGAACAGGAGGAGAAGAtgcggaggcaggaggagaagatgcGGGAGCAGGAAGTGAGGCTGTGGcagcaggaggagaagatgcaGGAACAGGAG GAGCACCTGGAAGCTGCCATCTAA
- the LOC100975294 gene encoding golgin subfamily A member 6-like protein 22 isoform X1: protein MLMWPHPHLPIHPHLPTHPHLPTHPHLPTHPMMSKETRQSKLAKAKEQLTDHHPQTNPSVGTAASDTKKKKINNGTNPETTTSGGCHSPEDEQKASHQHQEALRRELEAQVHTIRILTCQKTELQTALYYSQHAVKQLEGEARDLISRLHDSWKFAGELEQALSAVATQKKKADRYIEELTKERDALSLELYRNTITDEELKEKNAKLQEKLQLVESEKSEIQLNVKELKRKLERAKLLLPQQQLQAEADHLGKELQSVSAKLQAQVEENELWNRLNQQQEEKMWRQEEKIQEQEEKIREQEEKMRRQEEMMWEKEEKIRELEEKMHEQEKIREQEEKRQEEEKIREQEKRQEQEAKMWRQEEKIWEQEEKIREQEKKMWRQEEKIHEQEKIREEEKRQEQEEMWRQEEKIREQEEIWRQKEKMHEQEEKIRKQEEIWRQKEKMHEQEEKIRKQEEKVWRQEEKMHDQEEKIREQEEKVWRQEEKIREQEEKIREQEEMTQEQEEKMGGQEEKMCEQEEKMQEQEEKMRRQEEKIREQEEKIREQEEKIREQEEKIQEQEEMMQEQEEKMGDQEEKMWEQEEKMQEQEKMRRQEEKIREQEEKIREQEEKIREQEEKIREQEEMMQEQEEKMGEQEEKMWEQEEKMQEQEEKMRRQEEKMREQEVRLWQQEEKMQEQEEHLEAAI from the exons ATGCTGATGTggccccatccccacctccctatccatccccacctccctacccatccccacctccctacccatccccacctccctacCCATCCTATGATGTCCAAAGAAACCCGACAGAGCAAATTGGCCAAGGCCAAGGAACAG TTGACAGACCATCATCCCCAGACCAACCCTAGTGTTGGTACAGCAGCAAGCGacaccaaaaagaagaaaataaataatggcaCTAACCCTGAGACAACCACTTCTGGTGGTTGCCACTCACCTGAGGAT GAACAGAAGGCAAGCCACCAACATCAGGAAGCCCTAAGGAGGGAGCTAGAG GCCCAGGTCCATACCATACGAATCCTTACATGTCAGAAAACTGAGCTTCAGACGGCACTCTATTACAGCCAGCATGCTGTCAAGCAGTTGGAAG GAGAGGCCAGGGATCTGATCAGCCGCCTGCATGATTCATGGAAGTTTGCAGGAGAGTTAGAGCAGGCTCTCTCTGCTGTCGCTACACAGAAGAAGAAGGCGGATAGG TACATTGAGGAGTTAACAAAGGAGAGGGACGCCCTGAGTCTGGAACTGTACAGGAACAC CATAACTGATGAGGAGCTGAAGGAGAAAAATGCCAAACTACAAGAAAAACTTCAacttgtagaatctgaaaagtcTGAGATCCAGCTCAACGTAAAGGAGCTAAAAAGGAAACTGGAGAGGGCCAAGCTCCTGCTGCCACAG cagcagctgcaggcGGAGGCGGACCACCTGGGTAAGGAGCTACAGAGTGTGTCAGCAAAGCTCCAAGCCCAGGTGGAAGAGAACGAGTTGTGGAACCGCCTGAACCAGCAACAGGAGGAGAAgatgtggaggcaggaggagaagatacaggagcaggaggagaagatacgggagcaggaggagaagatgcggaggcaggaggagatgatgtgggagaaggaggagaagatacGGGAGCTGGAAGAGAAGATGCACGAGCAGGAGAAGATACGGGAGCAGGAAgagaagaggcaggaggaggagaagatacGCGAGCAGGAGaagaggcaggagcaggaggcgaagatgtggaggcaggaggagaagatatgggagcaggaggagaagataCGGGAGCAGGAGAAAAAgatgtggaggcaggaggagaagattCACGAGCAGGAGAAGATacgggaggaggagaagaggcaggagcaggaggagatgtggaggcaggaggagaagataAGGGAGCAGGAGGAGATATGGAGGCAAAAGGAGAAGATGCACGAGCAGGAGGAGAAAATACGGAAGCAGGAGGAGATATGGAGGCAAAAGGAGAAGATGCACGAGCAGGAGGAGAAAATACGGAAGCAGGAGGAGAAGgtgtggaggcaggaggagaagatgcaCGACCAGGAGGAGAAGATACGGGAACAGGAGGAGAAGgtgtggaggcaggaggagaagatacgggagcaggaggagaagataCGAGAGCAGGAGGAGATGACGCAGGAACAGGAAGAGAAGATGggggggcaggaggagaagatgtgTGAGCAGGAAGAGAAGATGCAAGAACAGGAGGAGAAGAtgcggaggcaggaggagaagataagggagcaggaggagaagatacgggagcaggaggagaagatacgggagcaggaggagaagataCAAGAGCAGGAGGAGATGATGCAGGAACAGGAAGAGAAGATGGGGGATCAGGAGGAGAAGATGTGGGAGCAGGAAGAGAAGATGCAAGAACAGGAGAAGAtgcggaggcaggaggagaagataagggagcaggaggagaagatacgggagcaggaggagaagataCGAGAGCAGGAGGAGAAGATACGAGAGCAGGAGGAGATGATGCAGGAACAGGAAGAGAAGAtgggggagcaggaggagaagatgtgGGAGCAGGAAGAGAAGATGCAAGAACAGGAGGAGAAGAtgcggaggcaggaggagaagatgcGGGAGCAGGAAGTGAGGCTGTGGcagcaggaggagaagatgcaGGAACAGGAG GAGCACCTGGAAGCTGCCATCTAA
- the LOC100975294 gene encoding golgin subfamily A member 6-like protein 25 isoform X2: protein MLMWPHPHLPIHPHLPTHPHLPTHPHLPTHPMMSKETRQSKLAKAKEQLTDHHPQTNPSVGTAASDTKKKKINNGTNPETTTSGGCHSPEDEQKASHQHQEALRRELEAQVHTIRILTCQKTELQTALYYSQHAVKQLEGEARDLISRLHDSWKFAGELEQALSAVATQKKKADRYIEELTKERDALSLELYRNTITDEELKEKNAKLQEKLQLVESEKSEIQLNVKELKRKLERAKLLLPQQQLQAEADHLGKELQSVSAKLQAQVEENELWNRLNQQQEEKMWRQEEKIQEQEEKIREQEEKMRRQEEMMWEKEEKIRELEEKMHEQEKIREQEEKRQEEEKIREQEKRQEQEAKMWRQEEKIWEQEEKIREQEKKMWRQEEKIHEQEKIREEEKRQEQEEMWRQEEKIREQEEIWRQKEKMHEQEEKIRKQEEIWRQKEKMHEQEEKIRKQEEKVWRQEEKMHDQEEKIREQEEKVWRQEEKIREQEEKIREQEEKIREQEEKIQEQEEMMQEQEEKMGDQEEKMWEQEEKMQEQEKMRRQEEKIREQEEKIREQEEKIREQEEKIREQEEMMQEQEEKMGEQEEKMWEQEEKMQEQEEKMRRQEEKMREQEVRLWQQEEKMQEQEEHLEAAI, encoded by the exons ATGCTGATGTggccccatccccacctccctatccatccccacctccctacccatccccacctccctacccatccccacctccctacCCATCCTATGATGTCCAAAGAAACCCGACAGAGCAAATTGGCCAAGGCCAAGGAACAG TTGACAGACCATCATCCCCAGACCAACCCTAGTGTTGGTACAGCAGCAAGCGacaccaaaaagaagaaaataaataatggcaCTAACCCTGAGACAACCACTTCTGGTGGTTGCCACTCACCTGAGGAT GAACAGAAGGCAAGCCACCAACATCAGGAAGCCCTAAGGAGGGAGCTAGAG GCCCAGGTCCATACCATACGAATCCTTACATGTCAGAAAACTGAGCTTCAGACGGCACTCTATTACAGCCAGCATGCTGTCAAGCAGTTGGAAG GAGAGGCCAGGGATCTGATCAGCCGCCTGCATGATTCATGGAAGTTTGCAGGAGAGTTAGAGCAGGCTCTCTCTGCTGTCGCTACACAGAAGAAGAAGGCGGATAGG TACATTGAGGAGTTAACAAAGGAGAGGGACGCCCTGAGTCTGGAACTGTACAGGAACAC CATAACTGATGAGGAGCTGAAGGAGAAAAATGCCAAACTACAAGAAAAACTTCAacttgtagaatctgaaaagtcTGAGATCCAGCTCAACGTAAAGGAGCTAAAAAGGAAACTGGAGAGGGCCAAGCTCCTGCTGCCACAG cagcagctgcaggcGGAGGCGGACCACCTGGGTAAGGAGCTACAGAGTGTGTCAGCAAAGCTCCAAGCCCAGGTGGAAGAGAACGAGTTGTGGAACCGCCTGAACCAGCAACAGGAGGAGAAgatgtggaggcaggaggagaagatacaggagcaggaggagaagatacgggagcaggaggagaagatgcggaggcaggaggagatgatgtgggagaaggaggagaagatacGGGAGCTGGAAGAGAAGATGCACGAGCAGGAGAAGATACGGGAGCAGGAAgagaagaggcaggaggaggagaagatacGCGAGCAGGAGaagaggcaggagcaggaggcgaagatgtggaggcaggaggagaagatatgggagcaggaggagaagataCGGGAGCAGGAGAAAAAgatgtggaggcaggaggagaagattCACGAGCAGGAGAAGATacgggaggaggagaagaggcaggagcaggaggagatgtggaggcaggaggagaagataAGGGAGCAGGAGGAGATATGGAGGCAAAAGGAGAAGATGCACGAGCAGGAGGAGAAAATACGGAAGCAGGAGGAGATATGGAGGCAAAAGGAGAAGATGCACGAGCAGGAGGAGAAAATACGGAAGCAGGAGGAGAAGgtgtggaggcaggaggagaagatgcaCGACCAGGAGGAGAAGATACGGGAACAGGAGGAGAAGgtgtggag gcaggaggagaagataagggagcaggaggagaagatacgggagcaggaggagaagatacgggagcaggaggagaagataCAAGAGCAGGAGGAGATGATGCAGGAACAGGAAGAGAAGATGGGGGATCAGGAGGAGAAGATGTGGGAGCAGGAAGAGAAGATGCAAGAACAGGAGAAGAtgcggaggcaggaggagaagataagggagcaggaggagaagatacgggagcaggaggagaagataCGAGAGCAGGAGGAGAAGATACGAGAGCAGGAGGAGATGATGCAGGAACAGGAAGAGAAGAtgggggagcaggaggagaagatgtgGGAGCAGGAAGAGAAGATGCAAGAACAGGAGGAGAAGAtgcggaggcaggaggagaagatgcGGGAGCAGGAAGTGAGGCTGTGGcagcaggaggagaagatgcaGGAACAGGAG GAGCACCTGGAAGCTGCCATCTAA
- the LOC117975965 gene encoding E3 ubiquitin-protein ligase HERC2-like, with the protein MAFRSNWHTLSISVSGNEVNISPGHRLVIDLLVGSLMADGGLESALHAASTAEIQDTKKEAQKEKEIDEQEANASTFHRRRTPLDKDLISMGICESSGKQCLPLVQLIQQLLR; encoded by the exons ATGGCGTTTCGCTCAAATTGGCACACACTTTCTATTTCAGTTTCAGGCAATGAAGTGAACATAAGTCCAGGTCATCGATTGGTGATTGATCTTCTGGTGGGCAGCTTGATGGCTGATGGAGGGTTGGAGTCAGCCTTACACGCAGCCAGTACTGCAGAGATCCAG GATACAAAAAAAGAagcacagaaggaaaaagaaattgatgAACAGGAAGCGAATGCCTCAACATTTCATAGAAGGAGGACTCCATTGGATAAAGACCTTATTAGTATGGGGATCTGTGAGTCTTCTGGCAAACAGTGTTTGCCTCTGGTTCAGCTCATACAACAGCTTCTTAGGTAA